Proteins from a single region of Lepus europaeus isolate LE1 chromosome 4, mLepTim1.pri, whole genome shotgun sequence:
- the SFXN1 gene encoding sideroflexin-1 isoform X2 yields MVLIGRMSAQVPMNMTITGCMMTFYRTTPAVLFWQWINQSFNAVVNYTNRSGDAPLTVNELGTAYVSATTGAVATALGLNALTKHVSPLIGRFVPFAAVAAANCINIPLMRQRELKVGIPITDANGKRLGESANAAQQAIAQVVISRILMAAPGMAIPPFIMNALEKKAFLKRFPWMSAPIQVGLVGFCLVFATPLCCALFPQKSSMSVTSLEAELQAQIREAHPDLRRVYFNKGL; encoded by the exons ATGGTGCTGATCGGCAGGATGTCGGCCCAGGTGCCCATGAACATGACCATCACGGGCTGCATGATGACGTTTTACAG GACGACGCCGGCTGTGCTGTTCTGGCAGTGGATTAACCAGTCCTTCAACGCCGTGGTCAATTACACCAACAGGAGTGGAGACGCGCCCCTCACTGTGAA CGAATTGGGAACAGCTTACGTTTCTGCAACGACGGGTGCTGTGGCAACAGCTTTGGGACTTAATGCACTCACCAAG CACGTGTCACCCCTGATCGGACGCTTTGTTCCCTTCGCTGCCGTGGCCGCGGCGAACTGCATTAACATCCCATTAATGAGGCAAAG GGAGCTCAAAGTGGGCATTCCCATCACCGACGCAAACGGGAAGCGCTTGGGTGAATCGGCAAACGCCGCCCAGCAAGCCATCGCCCAAGTTGTCATCTCCCGGATCCTCATGGCGGCCCCCGGCATGG CCATCCCTCCGTTCATCATGAACGCCCTGGAGAAGAAAGCCTTCCTGAAG AGGTTCCCGTGGATGAGCGCGCCTATTCAGGTTGGACTAGTCGGCTTTTG TTTGGTGTTTGCGACGCCCCTGTGCTGCGCCCTATTTCCCCAGAAGAG tTCCATGTCTGTGACGAGCCTGGAGGCGGAGCTGCAGGCCCAGATCCGGGAGGCCCATCCTGACCTACGGCGCGTGTACTTTAACAAGGGCTTGTAA
- the SFXN1 gene encoding sideroflexin-1 isoform X1: MSGALPLNINIHEPRWDQSTFIGRANHFFTVTDPRNILLTNEQLENARKIVHDYRQGIVPPGLTENELWRAKYVYDSAFHPDTGEKMVLIGRMSAQVPMNMTITGCMMTFYRTTPAVLFWQWINQSFNAVVNYTNRSGDAPLTVNELGTAYVSATTGAVATALGLNALTKHVSPLIGRFVPFAAVAAANCINIPLMRQRELKVGIPITDANGKRLGESANAAQQAIAQVVISRILMAAPGMAIPPFIMNALEKKAFLKRFPWMSAPIQVGLVGFCLVFATPLCCALFPQKSSMSVTSLEAELQAQIREAHPDLRRVYFNKGL; encoded by the exons ATGTCTGGGGCACTCCCACTCAACATTAACATCCACGAGCCTCGATGGGACCAGAGCACTTTCATTGGTCGGGCCAATCACTTCTTCACCGTCACCGATCCCAGGAACATTCTGCTCACCAACGAACAACTAGAGAACGCAAGAAAAATAGTCCACGATTACAG ACAAGGAAttgttcctccaggtctcacggAAAATGAGTTGTGGAGAGCGAAGTACGTGTACGACTCGGCATTTCACCCTGACACCGGGGAGAAGATGGTGCTGATCGGCAGGATGTCGGCCCAGGTGCCCATGAACATGACCATCACGGGCTGCATGATGACGTTTTACAG GACGACGCCGGCTGTGCTGTTCTGGCAGTGGATTAACCAGTCCTTCAACGCCGTGGTCAATTACACCAACAGGAGTGGAGACGCGCCCCTCACTGTGAA CGAATTGGGAACAGCTTACGTTTCTGCAACGACGGGTGCTGTGGCAACAGCTTTGGGACTTAATGCACTCACCAAG CACGTGTCACCCCTGATCGGACGCTTTGTTCCCTTCGCTGCCGTGGCCGCGGCGAACTGCATTAACATCCCATTAATGAGGCAAAG GGAGCTCAAAGTGGGCATTCCCATCACCGACGCAAACGGGAAGCGCTTGGGTGAATCGGCAAACGCCGCCCAGCAAGCCATCGCCCAAGTTGTCATCTCCCGGATCCTCATGGCGGCCCCCGGCATGG CCATCCCTCCGTTCATCATGAACGCCCTGGAGAAGAAAGCCTTCCTGAAG AGGTTCCCGTGGATGAGCGCGCCTATTCAGGTTGGACTAGTCGGCTTTTG TTTGGTGTTTGCGACGCCCCTGTGCTGCGCCCTATTTCCCCAGAAGAG tTCCATGTCTGTGACGAGCCTGGAGGCGGAGCTGCAGGCCCAGATCCGGGAGGCCCATCCTGACCTACGGCGCGTGTACTTTAACAAGGGCTTGTAA